Within Desulfobacter sp., the genomic segment CGCCCACGGCCATGGAAAGCTGGCCCTTGCCCCCGTCCACCACCAGAAGGTCCGGACGGGGCTCCTGGTTCTCATCGTGGCGGAAACGCCGGGAAAGGACGTGGGTCATATAGGCATAATCGTCCTGCTGATCAATATCCCGGATGATGAACTTCCTGTAGGCCCCCTTGTCCGCCCGGCCGTTGGAGAACACCACCATGGAGGCCACCGGGTCTTTGCCCTGGAGGTTGGAGTTGTCAAAGCATTCAATGCGCTGGGGCAGTTGGTCCATGCCCAGCAGGTTTTTGAGCATCACCAGGCTGGCCTGGGCCTCTTCCTCCTTGAGCAGCACCTTTTCCAATTCTTTTTTCGCATTGACCACGGCCATTTCCGTGAGCCGCCGCTTCTCCCCCCGGACCGGATGGTGAAGATGAACCCGGCGTTCCGACATTTCGTTCAGCCCGGCTTCCACTCCCTCCATATTGTCCACGGGATGGCTGAGCAGAACAAATCCCGGCAGTTCCCGGGCCTGTTCATAGTACTGGGACACAAAGGCGGCCAGAATTTCATCGGCCTCCTTGAAGTTCAGGTCCAGGGGATAATGGGCCGTATCCAGCAACTGGCCGGAACGGACCTGCATCACCGTGACCACGGCCTTGCCTCTGTCCGACGCCAGGCCGATGACGTCCCGATCCTTGCGGTCGGCCGAGACCACCACCTGGCGCTCCATCACCTTTTCTATGGCGAAAACGGTATCCCTGACCTGGGCGGCCTTTTCAAAGGCCTGGGCCCGGGCATGGTCCGCCATCTCCTCTTTGAGTTTTCTCACCACATCCTTGGAGCGCCCCCGCAGAAATAGAACGGCATCCTTCACCTGTTCCTTATAGACCTCGGGATCCACCTCGATGCAGCAGAGTCCCAGGCAGGCCTTGATCTGGTAATTGAGACAGGGCCGGGACCGGTTTTTAAACTGGGAATTTTTGCACTTTCTCAGCTTGAATATTTTCTGGATCTGCTTGAGGGTCTGGTTCACGCTTTTGGATGAGGAATACGGGCCGAAGTAGAGGGCCTTATCCTTTTGTATCCGGCGCACCCGCTGGATGGAGGGGTAGTCCTCATTCATGTCGATCCGCAGGAGGGGATAATTTTTCCCGTCCTTTAAAATCACATTATACTTGGGGGAATGCTCCTTGATGAGATTGGACTCCAGGATAAAGGCCTCCTGGTCCGACTGGGTGATCACCGTGTCGAAATCCGCCACCATTTCAAGCAGTGCTGCCGTTTTTTGGTCGGTCTGCTCCTTTTTCACAAAATAGGAGGAGAGCCTTTTTTTAAGGTCCTTGGCCTTGCCCACATAAAGAATCTTCCCCCCACGGCTCTTCATCAGGTAGACCCCGGGCAGGTGGGGGGCCTGGGCGTATTTTTCCTGGATGACTGAATTGATCATGGCCGGCCGGTCTTCATCTTTTCCAGTTCGCTGATCTTGTCCCGGTAAAGGGCGGCCTGCTCAAACTCCAGATTCTCCGCCGCCAGGGACATCTTATGTTCCAGATCCCGGATGAGATCTTCCAGGTCCAGTTCATCGCCCTCGTAGGCCGCCAGTTCCTCATTAACGGCGGCAGCGGCGGTGTCGGTCTCCAGGTCGGCCATGGTATAGTCGAATTCGTTGATCTTCTTTGAGATGGTGGAAGGCGTGATGCCGTGGGCCGCATTGTATTTTTTCTGGATCTCCCGGCGGCGGTTGGTTTCGGCCATGGCCTTTTTCATGGATCCGGTCTCTTTTTCCGCGTACATGATCACCCGGCCGAAGGCGTTCCGGGCGGCCCGGCCGAAGATCTGGATAAAGGACCGGTAGGACCGCAGGAAGCCTTCCTTATCCGCATCCAGGATGGCCACCAGGGAAACCTCGGGGATATCCAGTCCCTCCCGGAGGAGGTTGATGCCGATGAGCACGTCAAATACCCCCCGGCGCAGGTCCTGGATAATATCGATGCGTTCCACCGTGCCGATGTCCGAATGGAGGTATTTCACCTTGAGTCCCAGGTCGGCGTAATAATCCGAAAGATCCTCGGCCATGCGCTTAGTCAGGGTGGTGACCAGTACCCGCTCCCGGGCCTCCACCCGCTTGATGATCTCCTCATAGAGATCGTCCACCTGAATTTTGGCGTCCCTCACCTCCACCTGGGGATCCAGCAGTCCCGTGGGGCGGACGATCTGCTCCGCCACCCGGTGGCCGGCCTTTTCCATTTCATAGTCCGCCGGGGTGGCGGAAACAAAGATGGTCTGGGGCACCCGTTCCTTGAATTCTTCGAACTTCAGGGGACGGTTGTCAACGGCCGAGGGCAGTCGGAATCCGTACCTCACCAGGGTTTCCTTCCGGGACCGGTCGGCCTTGTACATGGCCCCCAGCTGGCCCACGGAAATATGGCTTTCATCAAAAAAGAGAAGGAAATCATCATCAATATAATCCAGGAGAGTGGGGGGCGGCTCGCCGGGGGACCGGCCGGTGAGGTGTCGGGAATAATTCTCTATCCCGTTGCAGTACCCGATTTCATTGAGCATCTCTATATCGTACTGGGTCCGTTCCTCCAGCCGCTGGGCCTCCACCAGCCGGTTCTCCCGGCGCAGGTATTCCAGCCGGGTTTTCAACTCTTTGATGATGCTCTCCACGGCCTGCTTCCGGGTCTGTTTCTTGGTCACATAGTGGGAGGCCGGATAGATCACCATCTGGTCGAAATCCTGGATCACCGTGCCCTTGAGGGGATCGATTTCTGCGATTTCCTCTATGGTGTCCCCGAAAAAATCGATTCGTACGGCTTTGTCTTCCTCATAGGCCGGAAATATTTCCAGCCGGTCCCCCCTCACCCTGAAGGTTCCCCGGTGGAAATCCATGTCGTTGCGGGTGTACTGGATGTCCACGAATTTTGCAATCACATCTTCCCTGGAGATATCCATATCCCGGGCCAGGGTCACCCTCAGGTCCAGGTAATCCTCCGGCGCCCCCAGACCGTAGATGCAGGAAACCGATGCCACCACGATGACGTCTTTTCTGGCCAGCACGGAGCGGGTGGCAGAATGGCGCATCTTGTCGATGAGTTCATTGATGGAGGAATCCTTCTGGATATAGGTGTCCGAAGAGGGGATATAGGCCTCGGGCTGGTAATAGTCGTAGTAGGAGACAAAATACTCCACGCAGTTATCCGGAAAGAGCTGCTTGAACTCGTTGTAAAGCTGGGCGGCCAGGGTCTTGTTGGGGGCGATGATCAGGGCCGGCTTTTCCACCCGATTGATGATATTGGCCATGGAAAAGGTTTTACCGGAGCCCGTCACCCCCAGGAGCACCTGATGCGTCTCATTGTCCATCACCCCCTCGGCCAGGTATTCAATGGCCTTGGGCTGATCCCCGGTGGGGGCAAATTCCGATACCAGATTAAATAATCCCATCTCTGTTCCTGTACAAATTCAGGTTAACGCTTACCATTATACTCTAATGGTTTCCGGCAAAGATTCAAGCCGGAGCGATGAGTATACCATCATTGAACAGGAGAAAAAAATGGAAAGAGTGGCAGTGGTCGGCGCCAGCCCCATCAAAGATCGCTATAGCAACAAGGCCATGAACATGCTGGCGGAATACGGCCACCAACCGGTCCCCGTTGCATTCAGGTACGACACCATTGAAGGAAAAAAGGTATACCCCCACCTGTCGGATATTTCAGAGCCAATAGATACGGTGACCCTATACGTCGGGGTGCCCCGCCAGGAAAAAATAATAGAGGACATCATGGTACTCCGCCCCAACCGGGTGATTTTTAACCCCAACACTGAAAATCCGGCGGTCTACGACCGGCTCAAATCCGCCGGTATCCAGGTTCAGGAGGCCTGCACCCTGGTGCTGCTGAAAACCAACCAGTACTAGCGATCTTCATCGGGCCCGTCAGCCGGGCGGAATAGTGGAAGGCCGATTGAAAACCGCGTCCCCCTGCCCGGCTCCGACCATACTTCCATCCTGCCCATGTGGGTCTCGGTCACAATAAAATAGGAAACAGACAGGCCGAGGCCGGTGCCGATGCCCGTGGGCTTTGTGGTGAAAAAGGGCTCAAATACCCGCCTGCATACCTTTTTTTCCATCCCCGGGCCGTTATCCTCAATTTCTATGCATACCATGTCCCCCTCCAAAGCGGTCCTCAATATAATGCAGGGGGAATCAACGCCTGATGTCTGCATGGCATATGCTGCGTTTTGGAATATATTCAGCAACACCTGCTGAATTTTTGACCTGTCGCAGGGAACGGGCGGCAATTCCCCAGAATACTCTTTCC encodes:
- a CDS encoding CoA-binding protein — translated: MERVAVVGASPIKDRYSNKAMNMLAEYGHQPVPVAFRYDTIEGKKVYPHLSDISEPIDTVTLYVGVPRQEKIIEDIMVLRPNRVIFNPNTENPAVYDRLKSAGIQVQEACTLVLLKTNQY
- the uvrC gene encoding excinuclease ABC subunit UvrC, encoding MINSVIQEKYAQAPHLPGVYLMKSRGGKILYVGKAKDLKKRLSSYFVKKEQTDQKTAALLEMVADFDTVITQSDQEAFILESNLIKEHSPKYNVILKDGKNYPLLRIDMNEDYPSIQRVRRIQKDKALYFGPYSSSKSVNQTLKQIQKIFKLRKCKNSQFKNRSRPCLNYQIKACLGLCCIEVDPEVYKEQVKDAVLFLRGRSKDVVRKLKEEMADHARAQAFEKAAQVRDTVFAIEKVMERQVVVSADRKDRDVIGLASDRGKAVVTVMQVRSGQLLDTAHYPLDLNFKEADEILAAFVSQYYEQARELPGFVLLSHPVDNMEGVEAGLNEMSERRVHLHHPVRGEKRRLTEMAVVNAKKELEKVLLKEEEAQASLVMLKNLLGMDQLPQRIECFDNSNLQGKDPVASMVVFSNGRADKGAYRKFIIRDIDQQDDYAYMTHVLSRRFRHDENQEPRPDLLVVDGGKGQLSMAVGVVKELGLEGQFVLAGLAKKDKSKGEKADKIYLQGRSNPLNTAQSMKALFLLEQVRDEAHRFAITFQRSRREKRAGLSALDHIPGVGPAKKRLLLKEFKGVANIRKQSPENLSKLPGITRELAVAILASLAG
- the uvrB gene encoding excinuclease ABC subunit UvrB, with translation MGLFNLVSEFAPTGDQPKAIEYLAEGVMDNETHQVLLGVTGSGKTFSMANIINRVEKPALIIAPNKTLAAQLYNEFKQLFPDNCVEYFVSYYDYYQPEAYIPSSDTYIQKDSSINELIDKMRHSATRSVLARKDVIVVASVSCIYGLGAPEDYLDLRVTLARDMDISREDVIAKFVDIQYTRNDMDFHRGTFRVRGDRLEIFPAYEEDKAVRIDFFGDTIEEIAEIDPLKGTVIQDFDQMVIYPASHYVTKKQTRKQAVESIIKELKTRLEYLRRENRLVEAQRLEERTQYDIEMLNEIGYCNGIENYSRHLTGRSPGEPPPTLLDYIDDDFLLFFDESHISVGQLGAMYKADRSRKETLVRYGFRLPSAVDNRPLKFEEFKERVPQTIFVSATPADYEMEKAGHRVAEQIVRPTGLLDPQVEVRDAKIQVDDLYEEIIKRVEARERVLVTTLTKRMAEDLSDYYADLGLKVKYLHSDIGTVERIDIIQDLRRGVFDVLIGINLLREGLDIPEVSLVAILDADKEGFLRSYRSFIQIFGRAARNAFGRVIMYAEKETGSMKKAMAETNRRREIQKKYNAAHGITPSTISKKINEFDYTMADLETDTAAAAVNEELAAYEGDELDLEDLIRDLEHKMSLAAENLEFEQAALYRDKISELEKMKTGRP